The sequence CCAAGCCTTCATGAACCTCATAGCCAACGCCGTCGACGCCATCGAGGCCAGGGGCGACAAAGGCACCATACGCATCGTCACCCGCGCGCAGCAGGAAACCGTCTCCATACGCATCGCGGACGACGGCATCGGCATGAGCGAAACCATTAGCGAGAAAGTCTTCGACCCCTTTTTCACTACGAAAGGAATCGGAAAAGGAACCGGGCTCGGGCTCTCCATTACTTACTCTATTGTCCAAGACCACCGCGGCAGCTTGGAAGTCGAATCCGCGCCCGGAAAAGGCAGCGCCTTCACCATCACCCTTCCCATCGAACAAGAGCAACATCGCCCCCGCATGGGAGCCTCCCAAACGAAAGCATGAACGCAACCGCCAACCAACGCTACACCATCCTCTACGTAGACGACGAGCAAGCCAACCTCAGCGTCTTCAAGAGCACCTTCCGACGCGAATTCAACATCCTGCTCGCCAACAACTCCGACGAGGCCGTCGCGCTGCTCAAAGACAACAAGGTCGACCTGCTCATCACCGACCAGATGATGCCCGACATGTCCGGAGTCGAGCTCCTGAAAGCCATCATAAAGCTCTATCCGGAGGTTCCTCCCAGCCGTGTCATGTTATCCGGATACACCCAACCCAAGGACATCGACCTCGCCTTCGACGAATACAAACTCTACAAATTTATCTCGAAGCCTTGGGAGGAAGCCGATCTAAAGGCCCTCATCATAGAAGCCATCCAGGCCGGGCATGGATAAACGATTCACCATTCTCTACGTCGACGACGAACAAGGAAACCTCAACGCCTTCCGCATCACCTTCCGCCGCGACTACAACATACTCCTCGCTGAAAACGCGGAGGAGGGCTTGCGGCTGTTCGAAGCGGAAGACGTCGATCTCGTGCTCTCCGACCAGCGCATGCCCGGCATGAGCGGGGTCGAATTCCTCGAACGGGTCTGCGAGATCAACCCCGGCCCCTGCCGCATACTCGTCACCGCCTACTCCGATATCGACGCCATCCAAAACGCCGTCAATCGAGCCAATATCTTCAAGTACGTCCGCAAACCCTGGGATACCGAAAAGCTCGCGAAGACCATCGAGCAAGCCCTCGACGTCTACGGCCTGCGCAAGATGAACCAGGCCCTGCACGACGAACTCTCCGAGAAAAACAAAGCCCTGGAGCAAGCCAACGTCTCCCTGCGCGAGAGCGACCAGCTCAAGTACGACTTCCTCAAGATCATCAGCCACGAGATGCGCACCCCGCTCAATGGGCTGAGAGGCGCCACCCAGCTCCTCAAAATCAACTCCGAAAGAGACCCCAGCTCCCAAAACAAGGAGCTCGTCAACGTGCTCGAGTCCTCCACCAACCGCCTCGAGCAATTCCTTCTCCTCGCGGAACGGATCACCAGCCTCAAGGCCAAACGCTACACCCTCGAGCTCCAGGAAACGCAAATCGTCGACCTCGTCAAACAGGCCGTCGCGCAGATCGAGCCCGAGCTCGAGCGAAACCAGCAACGCATCGTCTACGACCTCTGCGCCGAAACCCATACCCTCGCCGACTCCCAACTGCTCGGCATCTGCGTGCGAGAAATCCTGCACAACGCCGCCCGCCACTCGCCACAAGGCTCGGAGATCACGATCCGCACCTCTTTCCGCGACGACCAACTCTCCATCGAAGTCTCGGACCAAGGAGGCGGCTTCCCCGAACCCGTCCTGCGCAACCTCTTCAAGATCTTCATACGCGAGGACCTCGGCCAAGACCAAGCCCTCGGCCTAAACCTCGCCCTCACCAAGCTCGTAATGGACCTGCACGGCGGAGCGGCAGAAGCCTTCAACAACCCCAGCGGCGGAGCCACCGTCAAACTCACCCTCAAGCACGCCCCCGTTCCGACCGAGACCAGCAAAGCATAGGTGGGACGTCCGCTCCGCGGCCGTCTAAAGCCCAGCCCCCTTAAGGTGGCGCGGCTTCTCCGAAGACGCCCAAAGCGCCTACCTCCCCAAAACAAACGATTGCGGAAGCGTGCTCGTCACGCGATCATTCGCATCCGCCAAACGAAAACGCCTCACCGCCGCCGCGCCTTGATCTTGAGCCACTCCGGATAGAACTGGAACAAGGCCGCAACCACCAGCGAGTGCTTGATCTCGCCCCGATGGGCCATGGCATAGACCTCGTCCACCGGAAAAAGCCGCGTCTCGATCTCCTCGTGCTCGTCCCAAGCCACCTCGCCCTGCAAGGTCGCCGCCTCCGCCCAAACGAAATGGCAGTAGTTGTTCAAGATCGCCGGATTCGCCGCCACCTTGCCGATGACCCGACTCCTCTGCGGCACGTAGCCCGTCTCCTCCTGCAACTCGCGCTCAGCCGCCACCACCGGATCTTCCCCATCATCCATGATCCCGCCCGGAATCTCCCAGGAAGGCTCCTCGATGCCGAAGCGGTACTGGCGCACCAAAACCATCTGGCAGTCTGGCGTCACCGGAATCACGTTCACCCAGTCACGCGTTTTGAGAACGTAGAATTCGCCCTCCGAGCCTCGCGCCGGATGACGCAAGCGACGCGAAACCAAGTCGAAGATCGGACAGTTCACCAAGTCCTTTTCGCCTAGGACCTCCCAAGCGTGCACCCGCGATTCGCCTTCCGACGAACCCTTCCCATCTGATGTAGCCATCGCTAAGCTGAAACCGCTAATGACGAACCCAACGGTCCACGCCGTCCCTAGTTCGACGGAGCGGGAATCGCAACCTGCTGGCCGATGCGCAAGCGGCGCGGGTCGATGCCCGGATTCGCCGCCTGCAATTGGCTCAAGGAAATCTTATAGGCCGCCGCGATCTTGCCCAGCGTGTCGCCGCTCTTGATCGTGTAGACGCCCG comes from Pelagicoccus enzymogenes and encodes:
- a CDS encoding response regulator, translating into MNATANQRYTILYVDDEQANLSVFKSTFRREFNILLANNSDEAVALLKDNKVDLLITDQMMPDMSGVELLKAIIKLYPEVPPSRVMLSGYTQPKDIDLAFDEYKLYKFISKPWEEADLKALIIEAIQAGHG
- a CDS encoding hybrid sensor histidine kinase/response regulator gives rise to the protein MDKRFTILYVDDEQGNLNAFRITFRRDYNILLAENAEEGLRLFEAEDVDLVLSDQRMPGMSGVEFLERVCEINPGPCRILVTAYSDIDAIQNAVNRANIFKYVRKPWDTEKLAKTIEQALDVYGLRKMNQALHDELSEKNKALEQANVSLRESDQLKYDFLKIISHEMRTPLNGLRGATQLLKINSERDPSSQNKELVNVLESSTNRLEQFLLLAERITSLKAKRYTLELQETQIVDLVKQAVAQIEPELERNQQRIVYDLCAETHTLADSQLLGICVREILHNAARHSPQGSEITIRTSFRDDQLSIEVSDQGGGFPEPVLRNLFKIFIREDLGQDQALGLNLALTKLVMDLHGGAAEAFNNPSGGATVKLTLKHAPVPTETSKA
- a CDS encoding NUDIX hydrolase translates to MATSDGKGSSEGESRVHAWEVLGEKDLVNCPIFDLVSRRLRHPARGSEGEFYVLKTRDWVNVIPVTPDCQMVLVRQYRFGIEEPSWEIPGGIMDDGEDPVVAAERELQEETGYVPQRSRVIGKVAANPAILNNYCHFVWAEAATLQGEVAWDEHEEIETRLFPVDEVYAMAHRGEIKHSLVVAALFQFYPEWLKIKARRR